A stretch of Campylobacter volucris DNA encodes these proteins:
- the cybH gene encoding Ni/Fe-hydrogenase, b-type cytochrome subunit, with the protein MDSKHSLKSDRKAQYEFSIGLRFTHWLRAVAIVILVGTGYYISYVFQSPSISSEPNLFMQAKYRMVHQIFGFILIACVIFKTYLFFFDRKSDGERKSIKDIFNVKLWIEQIKFYIFLGKHPHLQGVYNPLQFVTYLFFYFVMFGLILTGLILYMHVYHEGLGGFLYDILRPIEVMLGGLADVRTYHRILMWVVLIFVPVHIYMAVFNSVKGKDGALDAIFSGYKFVRENH; encoded by the coding sequence ATGGATTCTAAACATTCCTTAAAATCAGATAGAAAAGCTCAATATGAATTTAGTATTGGGCTTCGTTTTACGCATTGGTTAAGAGCTGTTGCTATTGTGATTTTGGTAGGAACTGGATATTATATTTCATATGTATTTCAGTCTCCTTCTATATCTTCAGAGCCGAATTTATTTATGCAAGCAAAATATCGTATGGTTCATCAAATTTTTGGTTTTATATTGATTGCTTGTGTTATTTTTAAAACTTATCTATTCTTTTTTGATAGAAAAAGTGATGGTGAGAGAAAAAGTATCAAAGATATTTTTAATGTAAAATTATGGATAGAGCAAATTAAATTTTACATTTTTTTAGGAAAACATCCTCATTTACAAGGTGTATATAATCCTTTGCAATTTGTTACTTATCTATTCTTTTATTTTGTAATGTTTGGATTGATTTTAACAGGATTGATTCTTTACATGCATGTTTATCATGAAGGTTTAGGTGGATTTTTATATGACATTTTAAGACCTATTGAAGTGATGCTTGGTGGTTTGGCTGATGTTAGAACCTATCATAGAATTTTAATGTGGGTTGTGTTGATTTTTGTTCCAGTTCATATTTACATGGCTGTGTTTAACTCAGTCAAAGGTAAAGATGGTGCTTTAGATGCTATTTTTAGTGGTTATAAATTCGTAAGAGAAAATCATTGA
- the gltX gene encoding glutamate--tRNA ligase encodes MYRFAPSPTGDMHIGNLRAALINYIKAKQENTDFILRIEDTDNARNIAGKEEEIKDILNKFKITWQHYYIQSENLKFHRQMALKLVSEKKAFACFCTEEQLAKKKEEAKNKNQAYRYDGTCENLADIDVLNSEKPFVIRLKKPNKEMKFTDFIKGEIAFDPADIDSFVIMRADKTPTYNFACAVDDMLEGVTCIIRGEDHVSNTPKQEHIRASLGYDKSMTYAHLPIILNEEGVKMSKREAHSSVKWMLDNGYLASAIANYLLLLGNKTPKEIFTLEEAIEWFDLKNLSKSPARFDTKRLMQINREHIKMLDESALNEMLNLDKDVAKLAKFYTQEASTLNEIKEKIQNIFAPKNFEEFENECNMIKNILQNLELAQDYETFKKDLMAKTNLKGKNFFMPLRLVLTGVKHGPELSDLYVLIKPFIKEIIKD; translated from the coding sequence ATGTATAGGTTTGCACCTTCTCCTACAGGAGATATGCATATTGGAAATTTAAGAGCTGCATTGATTAATTACATTAAAGCTAAGCAAGAAAATACTGATTTTATTTTGCGTATAGAAGATACTGATAATGCTAGAAATATAGCCGGAAAAGAAGAAGAGATAAAAGATATTTTAAATAAATTTAAGATTACTTGGCAGCATTATTATATTCAAAGTGAAAATTTAAAATTCCATCGTCAAATGGCTTTAAAACTAGTAAGTGAAAAAAAAGCTTTTGCGTGTTTTTGCACTGAAGAGCAATTAGCGAAAAAAAAAGAAGAAGCAAAAAATAAAAACCAAGCTTATAGATATGATGGAACTTGTGAGAATTTAGCTGATATTGATGTTTTAAATAGTGAAAAACCATTTGTTATAAGACTTAAAAAACCAAACAAAGAGATGAAATTTACTGATTTTATTAAAGGAGAGATTGCTTTTGATCCAGCTGATATTGATAGTTTTGTTATCATGAGAGCAGATAAAACTCCAACTTATAATTTTGCTTGTGCAGTAGATGATATGTTAGAAGGCGTTACTTGTATTATAAGGGGTGAAGATCATGTTTCAAACACTCCTAAACAAGAGCATATTAGAGCAAGTTTAGGATATGATAAAAGTATGACTTATGCACATTTGCCTATTATTTTAAACGAAGAAGGTGTTAAAATGAGCAAAAGAGAAGCTCATTCTAGCGTAAAATGGATGCTTGATAATGGATATTTAGCTAGTGCTATTGCAAATTATTTATTGCTTTTGGGTAATAAAACTCCTAAAGAAATTTTTACCTTAGAAGAAGCCATAGAATGGTTTGATTTAAAAAATCTTTCAAAGTCTCCTGCTAGATTTGATACTAAGCGTTTAATGCAAATAAATCGTGAGCATATCAAAATGCTTGATGAAAGTGCTTTAAATGAAATGTTAAATTTAGATAAAGATGTGGCAAAATTAGCCAAATTTTATACCCAAGAAGCTAGCACTTTAAATGAAATCAAAGAAAAAATACAAAATATCTTCGCACCTAAGAATTTTGAAGAATTTGAAAATGAATGCAATATGATTAAAAATATTTTACAAAATTTAGAATTAGCTCAAGACTATGAAACATTTAAAAAAGATCTTATGGCTAAAACTAATTTAAAAGGTAAAAATTTCTTTATGCCATTGCGTTTAGTTTTAACAGGTGTAAAACATGGTCCTGAGCTTAGTGATTTGTATGTTTTAATTAAACCTTTTATAAAAGAAATCATAAAGGATTAA
- a CDS encoding PepSY-like domain-containing protein → MKLKLALAALTLASLTFAKDVVIQAKDLPQNSQSFIQKYFSNAKISLVKQDIDSFDVYLDDGTELEFTTNGEWKEIDAKYRPMDTSFLNPNAITTIKKMHPNANIVKVEKEIQGYKIKLNNMMEIYTDTNGNLLGQKIDD, encoded by the coding sequence ATGAAATTAAAATTAGCTTTAGCTGCTTTGACTTTAGCAAGTCTTACTTTTGCAAAAGATGTAGTAATACAAGCAAAAGATCTACCTCAAAATTCACAATCTTTCATCCAAAAATATTTTTCTAATGCAAAAATATCTTTAGTTAAACAAGATATAGATAGTTTTGATGTGTATTTAGATGATGGAACTGAACTTGAATTTACAACCAATGGGGAATGGAAAGAAATTGATGCTAAATATAGACCTATGGATACATCTTTTTTAAATCCTAATGCTATCACTACTATTAAAAAAATGCATCCAAATGCAAATATTGTTAAAGTAGAGAAAGAAATTCAAGGATACAAAATCAAACTTAACAATATGATGGAAATCTACACTGATACAAATGGTAATTTGTTAGGACAAAAAATAGATGATTAA
- a CDS encoding YggT family protein, whose protein sequence is MGIGSSLIISVVQIFSLIIDIYVWVVIIAALISWVRPDPYNPIVQILYRLTQPAYNLVRRFIPTMIGSIDLAPLIIILALKFIQIFLTNLILGSL, encoded by the coding sequence ATGGGTATTGGTTCAAGTTTGATAATTTCTGTAGTTCAAATTTTTTCTTTGATTATTGATATTTATGTTTGGGTTGTAATCATAGCAGCTTTAATCTCATGGGTAAGACCTGATCCATATAATCCAATTGTGCAAATTTTATATCGTTTAACGCAGCCAGCTTATAATTTGGTTAGAAGATTTATCCCTACGATGATAGGTAGTATAGATTTAGCACCTTTGATTATTATTTTAGCGCTTAAATTTATACAAATATTTTTAACAAATTTAATTTTAGGAAGTTTATAA
- a CDS encoding [NiFe] hydrogenase maturation protease HydD — translation MKLLILGIGNIMFADEGLGVHLCKLLEKNYKFYHESDSVDFVDGGTLALQLSYIIANYDEMIVIDCIAADDAKIGDIFFFPYDAMPKKINWSGSAHEVEMLQTLQYMELMGDLPKTHILACVPKRIEPLSFEISKEVLKSLEKMEKIVLDFLIQKGFTYEKIANYQIQELALNSYKN, via the coding sequence TTGAAATTATTAATTTTAGGCATTGGAAATATTATGTTTGCAGATGAGGGCTTAGGCGTTCATCTATGCAAACTTTTAGAAAAAAACTACAAATTTTATCATGAGAGTGATAGTGTTGATTTTGTTGATGGTGGAACTTTAGCTTTGCAACTTAGTTATATTATTGCTAATTATGATGAAATGATTGTTATTGATTGTATAGCTGCTGATGATGCAAAGATAGGGGATATTTTCTTTTTTCCTTATGATGCTATGCCAAAAAAAATCAATTGGAGTGGTAGCGCTCATGAAGTTGAAATGCTTCAGACTTTACAATATATGGAATTAATGGGTGATTTACCAAAAACTCATATTCTTGCATGTGTACCAAAACGCATTGAGCCTTTGAGTTTTGAAATTTCAAAAGAAGTTTTAAAGTCTTTAGAGAAGATGGAAAAAATTGTATTGGATTTTTTAATACAAAAAGGCTTTACATATGAAAAAATAGCAAATTATCAAATTCAAGAATTAGCTTTAAATTCATATAAAAATTAA
- a CDS encoding soluble lytic murein transglycosylase: protein MLKKSLVILCLSIVYANCAVYSYEELEKKPNSLAKDYYLYRLLEANKIEKKDAEGLKEHIYRYAGKIKTAIEAIIPPLGYNKEYELCYKFNTQNILDANLSCQLVRLNSLTFIQDLNSSTRDEIKKNIPKENVKLIKLLDAFDSKDPLNYVVLNYDSSNFYKIYDFYKNKKDFFLEAEFVNELAKEKEFTNFVRELVIKKKSPLIRKSLVNVDANLTHQDNAFYLGVNAILEDNDEKAFEFFKVAKETFQSKALVDNATFWLYQISKDDKYLEELSQSSSLNIYSLYARELKQKPIHKIEILDPKKEKNDFNMKDPFAWQALSQKINKTPKKELAKLAKEFYTKENIAIYAYIQERAEGFEKNYFIMPYFELLKDYSTQRKAMILALARQESRFIPTAISTSYALGIMQFIPFLANHIGNKELQIPNFDQDMLFDPKIAYTFANHHLDYLESKLNSPIFVAYAYNGGIGFTTRMLKREDLFKQGKYEPFLSMELVPYAESRNYAKKVLANYVVYLHLLNDNTPISKFFENLTQNTDSQNKNLALK, encoded by the coding sequence GTGTTAAAAAAAAGTTTAGTAATTTTATGTTTGAGTATTGTTTATGCAAATTGTGCTGTTTATTCTTATGAAGAATTAGAGAAAAAACCTAATTCTTTAGCTAAGGATTATTATTTATATCGTTTATTAGAAGCTAATAAGATTGAAAAAAAAGATGCTGAGGGTTTAAAAGAGCATATTTATCGTTATGCAGGTAAAATAAAAACAGCAATTGAAGCTATCATTCCACCTTTAGGATATAATAAAGAATACGAGCTTTGCTATAAATTTAATACTCAAAATATTTTAGATGCTAATTTATCATGCCAATTAGTAAGATTAAATAGTTTAACTTTCATACAAGATCTAAATTCAAGCACTCGTGATGAGATTAAAAAAAATATACCTAAAGAGAATGTAAAACTTATTAAGCTTTTAGATGCTTTTGATTCTAAAGATCCTTTAAACTATGTGGTGTTAAATTATGATAGTTCAAATTTTTATAAAATTTATGATTTTTATAAGAATAAAAAAGATTTCTTTTTAGAAGCTGAATTTGTTAATGAGCTTGCTAAAGAAAAAGAATTTACAAATTTTGTAAGAGAGCTTGTAATTAAGAAAAAAAGCCCTTTGATAAGAAAATCTTTAGTCAATGTGGATGCAAATTTAACCCATCAAGATAATGCTTTTTATTTAGGAGTTAATGCCATTTTAGAAGATAACGATGAAAAAGCATTTGAATTTTTTAAAGTTGCTAAAGAAACATTTCAAAGCAAAGCTTTAGTCGATAATGCTACTTTTTGGCTTTATCAAATCAGCAAAGATGATAAATATTTAGAAGAATTATCTCAAAGCAGTTCTTTAAATATTTATAGTCTTTATGCAAGAGAATTAAAGCAAAAACCTATCCATAAAATAGAAATTTTAGATCCAAAAAAAGAAAAAAATGATTTTAATATGAAAGATCCTTTTGCTTGGCAAGCTCTTTCTCAAAAAATCAACAAAACCCCTAAAAAAGAATTAGCTAAATTAGCTAAAGAATTTTATACTAAAGAAAATATTGCTATTTATGCATATATCCAAGAAAGAGCAGAAGGTTTTGAAAAAAATTATTTTATTATGCCGTATTTTGAACTTTTAAAAGATTATAGCACACAAAGAAAGGCTATGATTTTGGCTCTAGCAAGACAAGAAAGCCGTTTTATTCCAACAGCGATTTCAACTTCTTATGCTTTGGGTATAATGCAATTTATACCATTTTTAGCAAATCATATAGGCAATAAAGAACTTCAAATTCCAAATTTTGATCAAGATATGCTTTTTGATCCAAAAATTGCTTATACCTTTGCAAACCATCATTTAGATTATCTTGAGTCAAAGCTTAATTCTCCTATTTTCGTTGCTTATGCTTATAATGGCGGCATAGGATTTACAACAAGAATGCTCAAAAGAGAAGATTTATTTAAACAAGGAAAATATGAACCATTTTTATCTATGGAATTGGTTCCTTATGCTGAAAGTAGAAATTATGCTAAAAAAGTTTTAGCTAATTATGTGGTTTATTTGCATCTTCTGAACGATAATACACCGATTTCGAAATTTTTTGAAAATTTGACTCAAAACACTGATTCTCAAAACAAGAATTTAGCCTTAAAATAG